Proteins encoded together in one Marinithermus hydrothermalis DSM 14884 window:
- a CDS encoding DNA double-strand break repair nuclease NurA, translated as MRYRLDAWSPGYGTPLPEGPTMTEERLQAEPQEYPWSARADAEPFEGPVYLIDGRQRFEGALYIEDAYPALLFSFAVGAVRLEPGRAQFYAPGWRVERYLLVAGEVPADLLELGPGLAYRVWPCPAAQGYEALQEEAHTLRRQVEDRLGQRIARANPAALILHDGPLYLTDGPYARRLGYAKTQWRAYLSPEHAALVPRLAPGERTPVFEIHKRNGPKVRSWYLRLPLDPDRPYAPAASLVRVETGADGEEAVQLARYSLSLLPRLASKPYRDPRAPQNLVPIGALERELGRRLGRLEVIRARLLRSLEAGA; from the coding sequence ATGCGCTACCGCCTAGACGCGTGGAGCCCGGGCTACGGCACCCCTTTACCCGAGGGGCCCACCATGACCGAGGAACGGCTACAGGCCGAACCCCAGGAGTACCCCTGGAGTGCCCGGGCCGACGCGGAACCCTTCGAGGGGCCCGTCTACCTGATCGACGGACGCCAACGCTTTGAAGGCGCGCTGTACATCGAGGACGCCTACCCCGCCCTGCTGTTCAGCTTCGCGGTCGGCGCGGTCCGCCTCGAGCCGGGCCGCGCTCAGTTTTACGCGCCCGGATGGCGGGTCGAGCGCTATTTGCTCGTCGCTGGGGAGGTGCCGGCGGATCTCCTCGAGCTCGGTCCCGGACTCGCTTACCGGGTGTGGCCCTGTCCCGCCGCTCAAGGGTACGAGGCCCTCCAGGAGGAGGCCCACACCCTGCGGCGTCAGGTCGAGGACCGCTTGGGCCAGCGCATCGCTCGCGCGAACCCCGCAGCCCTTATCCTTCACGACGGCCCCCTGTACCTCACCGACGGCCCGTACGCGCGCCGCTTAGGGTACGCCAAGACCCAGTGGCGGGCCTACCTCTCGCCCGAGCACGCCGCCCTCGTGCCGCGCCTCGCCCCGGGAGAACGCACGCCCGTCTTCGAGATCCACAAGCGCAACGGGCCCAAGGTGCGGAGCTGGTACCTGCGGCTGCCCCTCGATCCGGACCGGCCCTACGCGCCCGCCGCGAGCCTCGTGCGCGTAGAGACCGGAGCGGACGGGGAGGAAGCCGTGCAGCTCGCGCGTTACTCCCTGAGCTTGTTGCCGCGGCTGGCTTCCAAACCCTACCGCGATCCGCGCGCCCCCCAGAACCTGGTGCCGATCGGGGCGCTCGAGCGTGAGCTCGGCCGCAGGCTCGGTAGGCTGGAGGTGATCCGCGCGCGCTTGCTCCGGAGTCTCGAGGCCGGAGCGTAA
- a CDS encoding tetratricopeptide repeat protein: MRLWLPVFLTVGLAVLPALAVAQTDSEERTQPSVQNYVLLGNQYYDAGQYDAALIAFKRAVELDEKNVEALYGLARAQLRLRLFSSAVENLKAAISLDASYTPAYVALAQAYTDQYINARDREAARALLDQALLVLNDAERINPEYYAIYNQRGLIYQYKGDPEKAAEAFEKALSINNEDPIVLYNLALTNLSLGRLDEALSLLKRAVAVAPQDSYVRARYGALLAVKGRLDDALFELEQAVRLDPTNALAWSYLGQVRFQRKEYEEALAALSRAVERDPSRYPEAYFYLGRVYMERGEYEEARYNLSKAVVLDPANAEYRYWLGHANEKLGDMEGAAAQYKKAIELRPDYPEAREGLARVQ, from the coding sequence ATGCGTTTGTGGTTGCCTGTGTTTCTGACGGTCGGGCTGGCGGTGTTGCCGGCTCTCGCGGTGGCTCAGACGGATAGTGAAGAACGCACGCAGCCCAGCGTGCAGAACTATGTGCTGCTCGGCAATCAGTACTATGATGCGGGCCAGTACGACGCGGCGCTCATCGCGTTTAAGCGAGCCGTGGAGCTGGATGAAAAGAACGTGGAGGCCCTCTACGGACTGGCGCGCGCCCAGCTCCGGCTGCGGCTATTTAGCTCGGCGGTGGAGAACCTGAAGGCCGCGATCTCCCTGGACGCGAGCTACACGCCCGCGTACGTCGCGTTGGCTCAGGCGTACACGGACCAGTACATCAACGCGCGGGACCGCGAGGCGGCCCGCGCCCTGCTGGATCAGGCGCTGTTGGTGCTGAACGACGCGGAGCGGATCAACCCGGAGTACTACGCGATCTACAACCAGCGCGGCCTGATCTACCAGTACAAGGGGGATCCGGAGAAAGCCGCGGAGGCCTTTGAGAAGGCCTTGAGCATCAACAACGAGGACCCGATCGTGCTGTACAACCTCGCCCTTACCAACCTCTCGCTGGGCAGGTTGGATGAGGCCCTCTCCCTGCTCAAGCGCGCGGTGGCCGTCGCGCCGCAGGACTCGTACGTGCGCGCCCGTTACGGCGCCTTGCTCGCGGTGAAAGGGCGTTTAGACGACGCCTTGTTCGAGCTCGAGCAGGCCGTGCGCCTGGATCCGACGAACGCGCTCGCGTGGAGCTACCTGGGGCAGGTGCGCTTCCAGCGCAAGGAGTACGAGGAAGCGCTCGCCGCGTTGAGCCGGGCGGTGGAACGCGACCCTTCGCGCTACCCCGAGGCGTACTTCTACCTGGGGCGCGTCTACATGGAGCGCGGGGAGTACGAGGAGGCGCGGTACAACCTGAGCAAGGCCGTGGTCCTCGACCCCGCGAACGCGGAGTACCGGTACTGGCTGGGGCACGCCAACGAGAAGCTCGGCGACATGGAGGGGGCGGCCGCGCAGTACAAGAAGGCGATCGAGCTGCGGCCGGACTACCCTGAGGCCAGGGAGGGTTTGGCCCGCGTGCAGTAA
- a CDS encoding ATP-dependent protease ATPase subunit HslU — protein MTELTPREIVQELDKYIIGQAAAKRAVAVALRNRYRRKRLPAEMAREVIPKNILMIGPTGVGKTEIARRLARLARAPFLKVEATKFTEVGYVGRDVDSIVRDLAEVAYQLVMQEKTEAVAERALARAEERIAELLRVSPYDVRSGRYDDHLVEVEVAEEAQLPFMGMMGAEQMQGLTDMLSSFLPKRRVRRRMKVREAREVLKAQEAEMMIDKEEVTQEAVRRAQEDGIVFIDEIDKIAGSDKIQGPDVSGEGVQRDLLPIVEGTVVNTRLGPVSTEHVLFIGAGAFHVAKPSDLIPELQGRFPIRVELTELTAEDFARILTSTENSLIRQYTALLGTDGIELEFTPEAIRAIADYAYRANRELEDIGARRLHTVLERVLEEISFQTDLGRVTITKEYVEERLSPVMGSEDLSRYIL, from the coding sequence GTGACGGAGTTAACGCCACGGGAGATCGTGCAGGAGCTGGACAAGTACATCATCGGCCAGGCGGCCGCGAAGCGGGCCGTGGCCGTGGCCCTTCGAAACCGCTACCGCCGCAAGCGCCTGCCGGCCGAGATGGCCCGCGAGGTGATCCCGAAGAACATACTCATGATCGGGCCGACCGGGGTGGGGAAGACCGAGATCGCCCGGCGGCTCGCCCGGCTGGCGCGCGCGCCCTTTCTGAAGGTGGAGGCCACCAAGTTCACCGAGGTAGGGTACGTGGGGCGCGACGTGGACTCGATCGTGCGCGACCTGGCGGAGGTCGCGTACCAGCTGGTGATGCAGGAGAAGACCGAGGCCGTCGCGGAGCGGGCCTTGGCTCGAGCCGAGGAGCGCATCGCCGAGCTGCTCCGCGTCTCGCCCTACGACGTGCGCAGCGGGCGGTACGATGACCACCTGGTTGAGGTGGAGGTCGCGGAGGAAGCGCAGCTGCCTTTTATGGGCATGATGGGCGCCGAGCAGATGCAGGGGTTGACCGACATGCTCTCGAGCTTCCTGCCCAAGCGCCGGGTGCGCCGCCGCATGAAGGTGCGCGAGGCGCGGGAGGTGCTCAAGGCGCAGGAGGCCGAGATGATGATCGACAAGGAGGAGGTCACCCAGGAGGCCGTGCGCCGCGCCCAGGAGGACGGGATCGTCTTCATCGACGAGATCGACAAGATCGCCGGGAGCGACAAGATCCAGGGCCCGGACGTCTCCGGGGAAGGCGTGCAGCGCGACCTCCTCCCCATCGTGGAGGGCACCGTGGTGAACACCCGCCTCGGGCCGGTCTCCACCGAGCACGTGCTCTTTATCGGGGCGGGCGCGTTCCACGTAGCCAAGCCCAGCGACCTCATCCCCGAGCTGCAAGGGCGCTTCCCCATCCGCGTCGAGCTCACCGAGCTCACCGCGGAGGATTTCGCGCGGATCCTGACCAGCACGGAAAACTCCCTGATCCGGCAGTACACGGCCCTGTTAGGCACGGACGGGATCGAGCTCGAGTTCACCCCCGAAGCGATCCGCGCGATCGCCGATTACGCGTACCGCGCGAACCGGGAGCTCGAGGACATCGGGGCCCGGCGCTTGCATACGGTGCTCGAGCGGGTGTTGGAGGAGATTTCTTTCCAAACGGATCTTGGGCGGGTTACCATCACGAAGGAGTACGTTGAGGAGCGTTTATCGCCCGTGATGGGTTCGGAAGACCTGTCGCGGTACATCTTGTAG
- the hslV gene encoding ATP-dependent protease subunit HslV, translating into MERLHGTTIIAVRKEGVTAIAGDGQVTLGHTVMKHGAVKVRKLEGDVLVGFAGAVADAFTLLEKFEEQLREAKGNLARAAVETVKLWRTDRVLRHLEAMLIAADKEQLLLLSGTGEVIAPDEPVLAVGSGAAYALAAAKALLAHSALPAPEIAREALRIAGEIDLYTNGNATVLTVGG; encoded by the coding sequence ATGGAGCGTTTGCACGGAACCACGATTATTGCGGTACGCAAAGAGGGCGTCACCGCGATTGCAGGGGATGGACAGGTCACCTTAGGCCACACCGTGATGAAGCACGGCGCGGTGAAGGTGCGTAAACTCGAAGGCGATGTCCTGGTGGGGTTCGCCGGCGCGGTCGCGGACGCGTTTACGCTCTTGGAGAAGTTCGAGGAGCAGCTTCGAGAGGCGAAGGGCAACCTGGCCCGCGCCGCGGTGGAAACCGTTAAGCTTTGGCGTACCGACCGGGTGTTGCGGCACCTGGAAGCCATGCTGATCGCAGCGGATAAGGAGCAGTTATTATTGCTTTCGGGTACGGGAGAGGTGATCGCTCCGGACGAGCCGGTGCTCGCCGTGGGGAGCGGCGCGGCGTACGCCCTGGCCGCGGCGAAGGCCCTCCTGGCGCACTCGGCTCTGCCCGCGCCGGAGATCGCCCGGGAGGCGCTGCGGATCGCGGGGGAGATCGACCTTTACACGAACGGGAACGCCACCGTACTCACCGTAGGAGGGTAG
- the trmFO gene encoding methylenetetrahydrofolate--tRNA-(uracil(54)-C(5))-methyltransferase (FADH(2)-oxidizing) TrmFO, which yields MSEIVHVIGAGMAGSEAALAAARLGARVRLYEMRPKRMTPAHHTDRFAELVCSNSLGGESPTNAKGLLQAEMRAAGSVIMHAAERARVPAGGALAVDREVFSQIVTERLEAHPRIEVVRDEVVTLPEDGPVVLATGPLTSDALAAHLQDLLGDAFLAFYDAAAPVVLGETINTEICYRAGRYGQAADYLNCPMTEAEYRRFYEALTRARKHTPHDWERLEFFEGCMPIEELARRGYQTPLFGPLKPVGLPDPRTGQEPFAVVQLRREDREGRMWSLVGFQTGLKWGDQKEIVRLIPGLESAEIVRYGVMHRNTYLNAPRLLHSTLELRKLPRVFVAGVLAGTEGYLESAATGWLAGVNAARALQGLPPLTPPEESMLGGLVRFLATANSENFQPMNANWGLVPSVTARVPKKEKRQIMYRRGLEAFVRWLEAEGVPHTNRIA from the coding sequence GTGAGCGAGATCGTGCACGTCATCGGAGCAGGCATGGCGGGCTCGGAAGCGGCGCTGGCGGCGGCGCGACTGGGGGCCCGGGTCCGCCTTTACGAGATGCGCCCCAAACGCATGACCCCCGCCCACCACACGGACCGCTTCGCGGAGCTGGTCTGCTCGAACTCCCTAGGCGGCGAAAGCCCCACGAACGCCAAGGGCCTACTCCAGGCCGAGATGCGCGCGGCAGGCTCGGTCATCATGCACGCCGCGGAACGCGCGCGGGTCCCGGCGGGCGGGGCCCTCGCCGTGGACCGCGAGGTCTTCTCCCAGATCGTGACCGAACGCCTCGAGGCCCACCCCCGGATCGAGGTGGTGCGCGACGAGGTGGTGACACTTCCCGAAGACGGCCCCGTGGTGCTCGCGACCGGTCCCCTGACCTCGGACGCCCTCGCCGCGCACCTTCAGGACCTGCTCGGGGACGCTTTTCTCGCCTTTTACGACGCCGCGGCACCCGTCGTGCTCGGCGAGACGATCAACACCGAGATCTGCTACCGCGCGGGCCGGTACGGCCAGGCCGCGGACTACCTCAACTGCCCCATGACCGAGGCTGAGTACCGGCGCTTCTACGAGGCCCTCACCCGAGCCCGAAAGCACACCCCGCACGACTGGGAACGCCTCGAGTTCTTCGAGGGGTGCATGCCCATCGAGGAGCTCGCCCGGCGCGGATACCAGACGCCCCTGTTCGGCCCCCTCAAGCCCGTGGGGTTGCCGGACCCCCGCACGGGCCAGGAGCCCTTCGCCGTCGTCCAGCTCCGCCGGGAGGACCGCGAAGGGCGCATGTGGAGCCTGGTGGGGTTCCAGACCGGCCTGAAGTGGGGGGATCAGAAGGAGATCGTGCGCCTCATCCCCGGCCTGGAGAGCGCCGAGATCGTGCGCTACGGGGTGATGCACCGGAACACCTACCTCAACGCCCCCCGCCTGCTGCACTCCACGCTCGAGCTCCGCAAGCTGCCGCGCGTCTTCGTCGCGGGCGTGCTCGCCGGGACGGAAGGCTACCTCGAGTCCGCCGCCACGGGCTGGCTCGCCGGGGTGAACGCGGCCCGGGCGCTTCAGGGCCTGCCGCCCCTCACCCCGCCGGAGGAAAGCATGCTGGGCGGGCTGGTGCGGTTTTTGGCCACGGCGAACTCCGAGAACTTCCAGCCGATGAACGCGAACTGGGGGCTGGTGCCCTCCGTAACGGCACGGGTGCCGAAGAAGGAGAAACGGCAGATCATGTACCGGCGCGGCCTCGAGGCCTTCGTGCGTTGGCTCGAGGCCGAGGGGGTGCCGCACACAAACCGGATCGCGTAG
- a CDS encoding SRPBCC family protein: MPLMVEEFEAVIRAPVETVWEALTDFATWPSWSTYIQSVDRAERGWRFVARGMPPVNLVWVAESTRREPPRYLEWRSVEGAQHDIDTTGWVRLEPTPEGTRLTVHFEGRPHFASRLVDRAAEVYAMLFGEPHKLLKVTLEEFKAHVEQQAQRASA, encoded by the coding sequence ATGCCCCTAATGGTTGAGGAGTTCGAGGCGGTGATCCGCGCCCCCGTCGAGACCGTGTGGGAAGCCCTCACCGACTTCGCGACCTGGCCCTCGTGGTCCACCTACATCCAGTCCGTCGATCGCGCGGAGCGCGGGTGGCGGTTCGTGGCCCGCGGCATGCCGCCCGTAAACCTCGTCTGGGTGGCCGAAAGCACACGACGAGAACCCCCGCGCTACCTCGAGTGGCGCTCCGTGGAAGGCGCCCAGCACGACATCGACACCACAGGGTGGGTGCGGCTCGAGCCCACCCCGGAGGGCACCCGGCTCACCGTGCACTTCGAGGGACGGCCGCACTTCGCCTCGCGGCTCGTGGACCGCGCGGCGGAGGTGTACGCGATGCTGTTCGGCGAACCGCACAAGCTGCTCAAGGTCACCCTGGAGGAGTTCAAGGCGCACGTGGAACAGCAAGCCCAGCGGGCCTCGGCGTAA
- the gap gene encoding type I glyceraldehyde-3-phosphate dehydrogenase, with product MRVGINGFGRIGRLFLRIAKTHYPDLKVVAVNGTRDAQTLAHLFEYDSVYGKYAGTVEVLDEHTFAVDGEPVRVYRAPTPREVPWEEAGVDLVIEASGRFRDRETAAGHLEAGAKKVIITAPAKGEDITLVHGVNHAAYDPERHHIISAASCTTTALAPVAKVLHEAFGIRQGSLTTVHAYTGDQRIHDGTHKDLRRARAAGENIVPTSTGAAKALGKVLPELEGRMTGVAYRVPTPTVSLLDLILELEGNPDPDAVNTALRKASETELAGVLAVSEKPLVSSDYKGDPHAAIVDGLLTQRIGESLVRIVAWYDNEWGYTVRVAALAAEVARRVPALC from the coding sequence ATGCGCGTTGGTATTAACGGCTTTGGTCGAATCGGACGGCTGTTCCTCCGGATTGCGAAGACGCACTACCCGGACCTGAAGGTCGTCGCGGTGAACGGCACGCGGGACGCCCAGACGCTCGCGCACCTCTTCGAGTACGACAGCGTGTACGGAAAGTACGCCGGGACCGTGGAGGTGCTGGATGAGCACACCTTCGCGGTGGACGGCGAGCCCGTTCGGGTGTACCGCGCGCCCACGCCGCGGGAAGTGCCGTGGGAGGAGGCCGGGGTGGACCTCGTGATCGAGGCGAGCGGACGGTTCCGCGACCGCGAGACCGCGGCGGGCCACCTCGAGGCGGGCGCGAAGAAGGTCATCATCACCGCGCCAGCAAAGGGCGAGGACATCACCCTGGTGCACGGCGTCAACCACGCGGCGTACGACCCGGAACGGCACCACATCATCTCCGCGGCTAGCTGTACGACCACGGCCCTGGCTCCGGTGGCCAAGGTGCTCCACGAGGCCTTCGGCATCCGGCAGGGCAGCCTGACCACCGTGCACGCCTACACCGGGGACCAGCGCATCCACGACGGCACGCACAAGGACCTGCGCCGCGCTCGCGCTGCGGGGGAGAACATCGTGCCGACCTCGACCGGAGCCGCCAAGGCCCTCGGCAAGGTGCTGCCCGAGCTCGAGGGCCGGATGACCGGGGTGGCCTACCGCGTGCCCACCCCGACGGTCTCCCTGCTCGATTTGATCCTGGAGCTGGAGGGGAATCCCGATCCCGACGCGGTGAACACCGCGCTGCGCAAGGCGAGTGAGACGGAGCTTGCGGGGGTGCTGGCCGTGAGCGAGAAACCGCTGGTTTCGAGCGACTATAAGGGCGACCCCCACGCCGCGATCGTGGATGGGCTGCTGACCCAGCGGATCGGCGAGAGTCTGGTGCGGATCGTGGCCTGGTACGACAACGAGTGGGGGTACACTGTGCGCGTGGCGGCGCTCGCCGCGGAGGTGGCGCGCCGGGTCCCGGCCCTTTGCTAA
- a CDS encoding sulfurtransferase — protein MGQYAHPEVLVSTDWVQTHLNDSNVRILEVDEDILLYDTGHIPNAQKIDWQADFWDPVTRQFIDEDRFAALMERLGISNDTTVVVYGDKNNWWAAYAFWFFKYNGHEDIRIMNGGRQKWVEEERPLTTEVPSFPKGHYRVRYRDESIRAYRDDVLEHLLKVKDGKGALVDVRSPEEYRGELTHMPNYPQEGALRAGHIPGAQNIPWAQAVNPDGTFKSAEELKALYTSKGVTPDEEIIVYCRIAERSSHTWFVLKYLLGYAHVANYDGSWTEWGNLVGVPIEKPAQ, from the coding sequence ATGGGTCAGTACGCGCATCCCGAGGTGCTGGTCAGCACGGACTGGGTTCAAACTCACCTAAACGACAGCAACGTGCGCATCCTAGAGGTGGACGAGGACATCCTGCTCTACGACACGGGGCACATCCCCAACGCCCAGAAGATCGACTGGCAGGCGGACTTTTGGGACCCGGTCACGCGGCAGTTCATCGACGAGGATCGGTTCGCCGCTCTGATGGAACGCCTCGGCATCTCCAACGACACCACCGTCGTCGTGTACGGCGACAAGAACAACTGGTGGGCCGCCTACGCCTTCTGGTTCTTCAAGTACAACGGCCACGAGGACATCCGCATCATGAACGGCGGCCGCCAGAAATGGGTGGAGGAAGAACGCCCCCTCACCACCGAGGTGCCCAGCTTCCCCAAGGGCCACTACCGGGTGAGGTACCGCGACGAATCGATCCGCGCTTACCGCGACGACGTGCTCGAGCACCTGCTCAAGGTCAAGGACGGCAAGGGCGCGCTGGTGGACGTGCGCAGCCCGGAGGAGTACCGGGGGGAGCTCACCCACATGCCGAACTACCCGCAAGAAGGCGCGCTGCGCGCCGGACACATCCCCGGGGCCCAAAACATCCCCTGGGCCCAGGCGGTGAACCCCGACGGCACCTTCAAGTCCGCTGAGGAACTCAAGGCGCTCTACACCTCCAAGGGGGTTACGCCGGACGAGGAAATCATCGTGTACTGCCGCATCGCCGAGCGCAGCTCGCACACCTGGTTCGTCCTGAAGTACCTCCTGGGTTACGCGCACGTCGCCAACTACGATGGCTCCTGGACCGAGTGGGGCAACCTCGTCGGCGTGCCCATCGAAAAACCCGCCCAGTAA
- a CDS encoding ABC transporter ATP-binding protein yields MAKVKLENVWKRFGKVVAVKDFNLETEDGEFVVFVGPSGCGKTTTLRMIAGLEEISEGRIYIGDRLVNDVPPKDRDIAMVFQNYALYPHMNVYENMAFGLRLRKVPRQEIDRRVREAAQLLQIEHLLNRKPRELSGGQRQRVAMGRAIVREPNVFLMDEPLSNLDAKLRVEMRAEISKLQRRLGVTTIYVTHDQVEAMTLGQRIVVMKDGEIQQVDTPLNLYDFPVNRFVAGFIGSPAMNFLRARVEAEGDAVWLKNTGFSLKANALFGKELKAYNGKEVWLGVRPEHLGLKGWTHIPEKDNVFTGTVEVVEPLGAETEVHVSVGEHRVIARVDGHAPVQPGTKVELLADLDRLHAFDLDTDRTIAHSAAPKPQAQA; encoded by the coding sequence ATGGCAAAGGTCAAGCTGGAAAATGTTTGGAAGCGCTTCGGCAAGGTAGTCGCTGTCAAAGACTTCAACCTCGAAACCGAGGACGGCGAGTTCGTGGTCTTCGTCGGGCCGTCCGGCTGCGGCAAAACCACCACCCTACGCATGATCGCGGGCCTCGAGGAGATCAGCGAAGGGCGCATCTACATCGGGGACCGTCTCGTGAACGACGTACCCCCCAAAGACCGCGACATCGCGATGGTCTTCCAGAACTACGCGCTCTACCCGCACATGAACGTCTACGAAAACATGGCGTTCGGCCTGCGGCTGCGGAAGGTGCCCCGCCAGGAGATCGATCGCCGCGTACGGGAGGCGGCCCAGCTCCTCCAGATCGAGCACCTCCTGAACCGCAAACCGCGCGAGCTCTCCGGCGGACAGCGCCAGCGCGTCGCGATGGGCCGCGCGATCGTGCGCGAACCCAACGTCTTCCTGATGGACGAGCCGCTCTCCAACCTGGACGCGAAGCTGCGCGTCGAGATGCGCGCCGAAATCTCCAAGCTCCAGCGCCGCCTCGGCGTCACCACCATCTACGTCACGCACGACCAGGTGGAGGCCATGACGCTCGGACAGCGCATCGTGGTGATGAAGGACGGGGAGATCCAACAGGTGGACACCCCCCTCAACCTCTACGACTTCCCCGTAAACCGCTTCGTCGCCGGTTTCATCGGCAGCCCCGCGATGAACTTCCTCCGCGCACGGGTCGAAGCGGAAGGCGACGCGGTCTGGCTCAAGAACACCGGGTTTAGCCTCAAAGCCAACGCCCTTTTTGGCAAGGAGCTCAAGGCCTACAACGGCAAGGAGGTCTGGCTGGGGGTGCGCCCCGAGCACCTGGGCCTCAAAGGGTGGACGCACATCCCCGAAAAGGACAACGTGTTCACCGGAACGGTCGAGGTGGTGGAACCCCTCGGTGCGGAGACCGAGGTGCACGTGAGCGTGGGAGAGCACCGGGTCATCGCTCGGGTGGACGGCCACGCGCCCGTGCAGCCCGGCACCAAGGTCGAGCTGCTCGCCGACCTCGACCGACTGCACGCCTTCGATCTGGACACCGACCGCACGATCGCGCACTCCGCCGCCCCCAAACCCCAGGCGCAAGCCTAA
- a CDS encoding sensor histidine kinase, whose amino-acid sequence MTASLKVWLTLTISLLAFIPNVLVVLGLLHTLPERPPLLDLRLILWILLLAVISALSGLYLTRRLLASLEELTRTFRYLKISPRNLPELHLPPAQHPLPQEVRELRAQFEALLDHFRREAQAREMVFATLAHDLKTPLLAAARAVAYLEEADDIGKERRKELLRQIQHELTRAHRLVENLLTASRLETTRPLREPLNLRPLLEDLRLRHLEDAEAHGVQVTIEGSGTARADRLLLERAVANLVDNAIRHARNTVVLRASDGWIEVEDDGPGLPAPLEALSQPFRSQHLRGVPAGSAGLGLYIARQVAEAHQGRLTLRPGTLAGACLRIEIPDPWRAAPASTATTKRVK is encoded by the coding sequence ATGACCGCCAGCCTCAAGGTGTGGCTCACCCTCACCATCAGCCTACTGGCCTTCATCCCGAACGTTCTCGTGGTACTCGGCCTGCTCCACACCCTCCCGGAGCGCCCCCCCCTCCTTGACCTGCGCCTGATCCTCTGGATCCTCCTCCTCGCCGTGATCTCGGCCCTAAGCGGGCTCTACCTCACCCGCCGTCTTCTAGCCTCCCTGGAGGAACTCACCCGCACCTTCCGCTACCTCAAGATCTCCCCCCGCAACCTCCCCGAGCTGCACCTCCCCCCCGCCCAACACCCCCTCCCCCAGGAGGTCCGTGAACTCCGGGCCCAGTTCGAAGCCCTCCTAGACCACTTTCGCCGCGAGGCCCAAGCACGCGAAATGGTGTTCGCTACGCTCGCCCACGACCTCAAAACCCCCCTCCTCGCCGCCGCCCGCGCCGTGGCCTACCTCGAGGAAGCAGACGATATCGGAAAGGAACGGCGCAAAGAACTCTTGCGCCAGATCCAACACGAGCTCACCCGCGCCCACCGCCTGGTCGAAAACCTCCTGACCGCAAGCCGCCTCGAAACCACCCGCCCCCTCCGCGAACCCCTCAACCTTCGCCCCCTCCTCGAGGACCTCCGCCTCCGCCACCTGGAGGACGCCGAAGCCCACGGCGTACAGGTCACGATCGAAGGGAGCGGCACGGCACGCGCGGACCGGTTGTTGCTCGAGCGCGCGGTCGCGAACCTGGTGGACAACGCGATCCGGCACGCCCGCAACACGGTCGTCCTGCGCGCCAGTGACGGCTGGATCGAGGTGGAGGACGACGGCCCTGGCCTGCCCGCACCGCTGGAAGCCCTCTCCCAACCGTTTCGCAGCCAGCACCTGCGCGGCGTTCCCGCCGGAAGCGCCGGGCTTGGGTTGTACATCGCCCGGCAGGTAGCGGAAGCGCACCAAGGCCGGTTGACGCTGCGACCCGGAACTCTAGCGGGCGCGTGCTTGCGCATCGAGATCCCCGATCCGTGGCGCGCCGCGCCCGCCTCTACCGCCACGACCAAACGGGTAAAATGA
- a CDS encoding response regulator transcription factor, whose amino-acid sequence MRLLIADDHPLFRLGIKAVFEKQGFEVVGEAANGLEAVQQTLRLDPDAVLLDVKMPLLDGIGAAKKLREEGYTGLIVMLTTFTEPALQHQAAEAGADAYLSKEVSPAELARRVLDLAEGRAGRFVPPPVPELTAREREVLTLLARGMTAKEMARYLNLSPDTVRDHLKRLYGKLDARGRVEALVRARQLGLI is encoded by the coding sequence ATGCGCTTATTAATCGCGGACGACCATCCCTTGTTTCGCCTCGGTATCAAGGCGGTCTTCGAAAAGCAGGGGTTCGAGGTGGTGGGCGAGGCCGCCAATGGGCTCGAGGCTGTTCAGCAGACGCTGCGCCTGGACCCGGACGCGGTACTGCTCGACGTGAAGATGCCGCTTTTAGACGGGATCGGCGCGGCCAAGAAGCTGCGGGAGGAGGGGTATACCGGCCTGATCGTGATGCTCACGACCTTCACCGAGCCAGCCCTGCAGCACCAAGCCGCTGAGGCCGGCGCCGACGCTTACCTTTCCAAGGAGGTCAGCCCGGCCGAGCTCGCGCGGCGGGTGCTGGACCTCGCCGAGGGGCGCGCCGGCCGCTTCGTGCCGCCCCCTGTCCCCGAGCTCACGGCGCGCGAGCGGGAGGTCCTCACGCTGCTCGCCCGCGGCATGACCGCCAAGGAGATGGCCCGGTACCTGAACCTCTCCCCCGACACGGTACGCGACCACCTCAAGCGCCTCTACGGCAAGCTCGACGCTCGAGGGCGCGTCGAAGCGCTCGTGCGCGCGCGTCAGTTGGGATTAATCTAG
- a CDS encoding cyclic-di-AMP receptor: protein MKLLITIVQDADAPALVKALSEHGFQSTKLASTGGFLREGNTTLLIGVEDDQVETVKAIIREKGRTRTRLITPGVPLAEAPDPFLAQPVEVRVGGAVCFVVDVEEFFKC from the coding sequence ATGAAACTCCTCATCACCATCGTCCAGGACGCGGATGCTCCCGCGCTGGTTAAGGCGCTGAGCGAACACGGGTTCCAGTCCACCAAGCTCGCCTCGACGGGCGGCTTCCTTCGCGAAGGCAACACCACGCTGTTGATCGGAGTTGAGGACGACCAGGTCGAGACGGTCAAGGCCATCATCCGGGAAAAGGGGCGTACCCGCACTCGCCTCATCACGCCGGGCGTGCCCCTCGCGGAAGCGCCCGATCCCTTCCTGGCGCAGCCGGTCGAGGTGCGGGTCGGCGGAGCCGTGTGCTTCGTCGTGGACGTCGAGGAATTCTTCAAGTGCTGA